One window of the Streptomyces sp. NBC_00259 genome contains the following:
- the rplA gene encoding 50S ribosomal protein L1, producing MKRSKALRNADDKIDRERNYAPLEAVRLAKDTASTKFDGTVEVAFRLGVDPRKADQMVRGTVNLPHGTGKTARVLVFATGDRAAAAEAAGADIVGSDELIDEVSKGRLDFDAVVATPDLMGKVGRLGRVLGPRGLMPNPKTGTVTMDVAKAVNDIKGGKIEFRVDKHSNLHFIIGKVSFDETKLVENYAAALDEILRLKPSAAKGRYIKKATLTTTMGPGIPLDSNRTRNLLVEEDPAAV from the coding sequence GTGAAGCGCAGCAAGGCTCTCCGCAACGCGGACGACAAGATCGACCGGGAGCGCAACTACGCCCCGCTCGAGGCCGTCCGTCTTGCGAAGGACACCGCCAGCACGAAGTTCGACGGCACCGTCGAGGTCGCCTTCCGCCTGGGTGTTGACCCGCGCAAGGCCGACCAGATGGTCCGTGGCACCGTGAACCTTCCGCACGGCACCGGTAAGACCGCCCGGGTCCTGGTCTTCGCGACCGGTGACCGTGCTGCGGCCGCGGAAGCCGCGGGCGCCGACATCGTCGGCTCCGACGAACTGATCGACGAGGTCTCGAAGGGCCGTCTGGACTTCGACGCCGTCGTCGCCACCCCGGACCTCATGGGCAAGGTCGGCCGCCTCGGCCGTGTGCTCGGTCCCCGTGGTCTGATGCCGAACCCCAAGACCGGCACCGTGACCATGGACGTCGCCAAGGCTGTCAACGACATCAAGGGCGGCAAGATCGAGTTCCGCGTCGACAAGCACTCGAACCTGCACTTCATCATCGGCAAGGTCTCCTTCGACGAGACCAAGCTGGTGGAGAACTACGCCGCGGCGCTGGACGAGATCCTCCGTCTGAAGCCGTCCGCCGCGAAGGGCCGCTACATCAAGAAGGCGACCCTGACCACCACCATGGGCCCCGGCATCCCGCTGGACTCCAACCGCACCCGCAACCTCCTCGTCGAGGAGGACCCGGCAGCTGTCTGA
- the rplL gene encoding 50S ribosomal protein L7/L12: MAKLSQDDLLAQFEEMTLIELSEFVKAFEEKFDVTAAAAVAVAGPAGPGVAAEAVEEQDEFDVILTGAGEKKIQVIKVVRELTSLGLKEAKDLVDGTPKPVLEKVAKEAAEKAAESLKAAGASVEVK, encoded by the coding sequence ATGGCGAAGCTCAGCCAGGACGACCTGCTCGCGCAGTTCGAAGAGATGACCCTCATCGAGCTCTCCGAGTTCGTGAAGGCCTTCGAGGAGAAGTTCGACGTCACCGCCGCCGCCGCGGTCGCCGTTGCCGGCCCCGCCGGCCCGGGCGTCGCTGCCGAGGCCGTCGAGGAGCAGGACGAGTTCGACGTCATCCTCACCGGCGCCGGCGAGAAGAAGATCCAGGTCATCAAGGTCGTGCGTGAGCTGACCTCCCTGGGCCTGAAGGAGGCCAAGGACCTCGTCGACGGCACCCCGAAGCCGGTCCTCGAGAAGGTCGCCAAGGAGGCCGCGGAGAAGGCTGCCGAGTCCCTCAAGGCCGCCGGCGCCTCCGTCGAGGTCAAGTAA
- the secE gene encoding preprotein translocase subunit SecE: MTDAVGSIDMPDAEDEAPESRKKTRKGGKRGKKGPLGRLALFYRQIVAELRKVVWPTRSQLTTYTTVVIVFVVIMIGLVTVIDYGFQEAVKYVFG; encoded by the coding sequence GTGACGGACGCCGTGGGCTCCATCGACATGCCTGATGCCGAGGACGAGGCGCCCGAGTCTCGTAAGAAGACCCGGAAGGGCGGCAAGCGCGGGAAGAAGGGCCCTCTGGGTCGCCTCGCGCTGTTCTACCGTCAGATCGTCGCCGAGCTGCGCAAGGTCGTCTGGCCCACTCGCAGCCAGCTGACGACGTACACCACAGTGGTGATTGTCTTCGTTGTCATCATGATCGGCCTGGTGACCGTGATTGACTATGGCTTCCAGGAAGCAGTCAAGTACGTCTTCGGCTGA
- the rplK gene encoding 50S ribosomal protein L11 — protein sequence MPPKKKKVTGLIKLQIQAGAANPAPPVGPALGQHGVNIMEFCKAYNAATESQRGMVVPVEITVYEDRSFTFVTKTPPAAKLILKAAGVDKGSGEPHKTKVAKLTRDQVRDIATTKMPDLNANDLDAAEKIIAGTARSMGITVEG from the coding sequence ATGCCTCCCAAGAAGAAGAAGGTCACGGGGCTGATCAAGCTCCAGATCCAGGCCGGTGCGGCCAACCCGGCTCCGCCGGTCGGTCCCGCGCTGGGTCAGCACGGCGTCAACATCATGGAGTTCTGCAAGGCCTACAACGCCGCGACCGAGTCGCAGCGCGGAATGGTCGTGCCGGTGGAGATCACGGTCTACGAGGACCGTTCCTTCACCTTCGTCACCAAGACTCCGCCGGCCGCCAAGCTGATCCTCAAGGCCGCGGGTGTGGACAAGGGCTCCGGCGAGCCGCACAAGACCAAGGTCGCCAAGCTGACGCGCGACCAGGTCCGTGACATCGCCACCACCAAGATGCCCGACCTGAACGCCAACGACCTGGACGCCGCCGAGAAGATCATCGCCGGCACCGCCCGTTCCATGGGCATCACGGTCGAGGGCTGA
- a CDS encoding pyridoxal phosphate-dependent aminotransferase: MSAATPPTERRVSARIGAISESATLAVDAKAKALKAAGRPVIGFGAGEPDFPTPDYIVEAAIEACKNPKYHRYTPAGGLPELKKAIADKTLRDSGYEVDPAQVLVTNGGKQAIYEAFAAILDPGDEVIVPAPYWTTYPESIRLAGGVPVEVVADETTGYRVSVEQLEAARTERTKVVLFVSPSNPTGAVYSEADTEAIGRWALEHGLWVLTDEIYEHLVYGDAKFTSIPALVPELRDRCIVVNGVAKTYAMTGWRVGWIVGPKDVVKAATNLQSHATSNVSNVAQVAALAAVSGSLDAVAEMGEAFDRRRQTIVRMLNEIDGVLCPEPEGAFYVYPSVKGLLGKEIRGKRPETSVELAALILDEAEVAVVPGEAFGTPGYLRLSYALGDEDLVEGVSRMQKLLAEARD, from the coding sequence ATGAGCGCTGCAACTCCTCCCACCGAGCGCCGGGTCTCCGCCCGTATCGGCGCGATCTCCGAGTCCGCGACCCTCGCCGTCGACGCCAAGGCCAAGGCCCTCAAGGCCGCCGGCCGTCCGGTGATCGGTTTCGGCGCGGGCGAGCCGGACTTCCCGACCCCGGACTACATCGTCGAGGCCGCGATCGAGGCCTGCAAGAACCCCAAGTACCACCGCTACACGCCGGCCGGCGGCCTGCCCGAGCTGAAGAAGGCCATCGCCGACAAGACGCTCCGCGACTCCGGCTACGAGGTCGACCCGGCCCAGGTGCTGGTGACCAACGGCGGCAAGCAGGCGATCTACGAGGCCTTCGCAGCGATCCTGGACCCGGGCGACGAGGTCATCGTCCCGGCGCCGTACTGGACGACGTACCCCGAGTCGATCCGCCTGGCCGGCGGTGTCCCGGTGGAGGTCGTGGCCGACGAGACCACCGGCTACCGGGTCTCGGTCGAGCAGCTGGAGGCGGCGCGCACCGAGCGGACCAAGGTGGTCCTCTTCGTCTCCCCGTCCAACCCGACCGGCGCGGTCTACAGCGAGGCGGACACCGAGGCGATCGGCCGCTGGGCGCTGGAGCACGGTCTGTGGGTGCTGACGGACGAGATCTACGAGCACCTCGTCTACGGCGACGCGAAGTTCACCTCGATCCCGGCGCTCGTGCCCGAGCTGCGCGACCGGTGCATCGTCGTCAACGGTGTCGCGAAGACGTACGCGATGACCGGCTGGCGGGTGGGCTGGATCGTCGGACCGAAGGACGTCGTGAAGGCCGCGACCAACCTCCAGTCCCACGCCACCTCCAACGTGTCCAACGTGGCGCAGGTCGCCGCGCTCGCCGCGGTCTCCGGCAGCCTGGACGCGGTCGCCGAGATGGGTGAGGCCTTCGACCGCCGCCGCCAGACGATCGTGCGGATGCTCAACGAGATCGACGGCGTGCTCTGCCCGGAGCCGGAGGGCGCCTTCTACGTGTACCCGTCGGTGAAGGGGCTGCTGGGCAAGGAGATCCGTGGCAAGCGCCCGGAGACCTCCGTGGAGCTCGCGGCGCTGATCCTGGACGAGGCCGAGGTCGCGGTCGTACCGGGCGAGGCGTTCGGTACGCCGGGCTATCTGCGGCTGTCCTACGCGCTGGGTGACGAGGACCTGGTCGAGGGTGTCTCGCGGATGCAGAAGCTGCTCGCGGAGGCCCGGGACTGA
- the nusG gene encoding transcription termination/antitermination protein NusG has translation MSDPNLNDAVEPSDSLESPEDALDIVEAADEDQAEAADAAAGEPAEEAATHVEVEDEDADEAVTEAGEDEEAVEAADEELAAEDEDDDEVEAEPEAPADPIAALRDELRGLPGEWYVIHTYAGYEKRVKANLEQRAVSLNVEDFIYQAEVPEEEIVQIKNGERKNVRQNKLPGYVLVRMDLTNESWGVVRNTPGVTGFVGNAYDPYPLTLDEIVKMLAPEAEEKAAREAAEAEGKPAPARKVEVQVLDFEVGDSVTVTDGPFATLQATINEINADSKKVKGLVEIFGRETPVELSFDQIQKN, from the coding sequence GTGTCTGACCCGAACCTGAACGACGCCGTTGAGCCGAGCGACAGCCTCGAGTCCCCCGAGGACGCGCTCGACATCGTCGAGGCGGCCGATGAGGACCAGGCGGAAGCTGCTGACGCCGCTGCGGGCGAGCCGGCCGAGGAGGCCGCGACTCACGTAGAGGTCGAGGACGAGGACGCGGACGAGGCCGTCACCGAGGCCGGCGAGGACGAGGAAGCCGTCGAGGCGGCCGACGAGGAGCTCGCCGCGGAGGACGAGGACGACGACGAGGTCGAGGCAGAGCCCGAGGCCCCCGCCGACCCGATCGCCGCGCTCCGTGACGAGCTGCGTGGTCTGCCCGGTGAGTGGTACGTGATCCACACCTACGCGGGCTACGAGAAGCGCGTGAAGGCCAACCTGGAGCAGCGCGCCGTCTCGCTGAACGTCGAGGACTTCATCTACCAGGCCGAGGTGCCCGAGGAGGAGATCGTCCAGATCAAGAACGGCGAGCGCAAGAACGTCCGGCAGAACAAGCTGCCCGGCTACGTGCTCGTCCGGATGGATCTGACGAACGAGTCCTGGGGCGTCGTCCGCAACACCCCCGGCGTCACCGGCTTCGTCGGCAACGCCTACGACCCGTACCCGCTGACCCTGGACGAGATCGTCAAGATGCTCGCCCCGGAGGCCGAGGAGAAGGCCGCCCGCGAGGCCGCCGAGGCCGAGGGCAAGCCGGCTCCGGCCCGCAAGGTCGAGGTCCAGGTGCTGGACTTCGAGGTCGGCGACTCGGTCACCGTCACGGACGGCCCGTTCGCCACCCTGCAGGCCACGATCAACGAGATCAACGCCGACTCGAAGAAGGTCAAGGGCCTCGTCGAGATCTTCGGTCGCGAGACCCCGGTCGAGCTGAGCTTCGACCAGATCCAGAAGAACTAG
- a CDS encoding adenosine deaminase, which yields MERVRDINLLPKAHLHLHFTGSMRPSTLLELADKYGVHLPEALTSGEPPKLRATDERGWFRFQRLYDIARSCLREPEDIRRLVREAAQEDVRDGSGWLEIQVDPTSYAPMLGGLIPALEVILDAVEGAARETGLGMRVVVAANRMKHPLDARTLARLAVRYADRGVVGFGLSNDERRGMARDFDRAFAIAREGGLLAAPHGGELTGPMSVRDCLDDLHASRIGHGVRAAEDPRLLRKLAERGVACEVCPASNVALGVYEKPEDVPLRTLWDAGVPMALGADDPLLFGSRLAAQYEIARLHHGFTDAELAELARQSVRASAAPEDVRGKLLSGIDDWLTG from the coding sequence ATGGAGCGAGTCCGCGATATCAACCTGCTGCCCAAGGCCCATCTGCATCTGCACTTCACCGGCTCGATGCGCCCCAGCACCCTGCTCGAACTCGCCGACAAGTACGGCGTGCACCTCCCTGAGGCCCTGACGAGCGGCGAACCGCCGAAGCTCCGCGCGACGGACGAGCGCGGCTGGTTCCGCTTCCAGCGTTTGTACGACATCGCACGGTCCTGTCTGCGGGAGCCGGAGGACATCCGGCGGCTGGTGCGCGAGGCGGCCCAGGAGGATGTGCGGGACGGTTCCGGCTGGCTGGAGATCCAGGTCGACCCGACGTCGTACGCGCCCATGCTGGGCGGGCTGATCCCGGCCCTGGAGGTGATCCTCGACGCGGTGGAGGGCGCGGCCCGCGAGACCGGCCTGGGGATGCGGGTCGTGGTGGCGGCCAACCGGATGAAGCACCCGCTGGACGCGCGCACGCTGGCACGGCTGGCCGTGCGCTACGCGGACCGGGGCGTGGTCGGCTTCGGGCTCTCCAACGACGAGCGCCGCGGCATGGCCAGGGACTTCGACCGTGCCTTCGCCATCGCCCGCGAGGGCGGGCTGCTGGCGGCCCCGCACGGCGGCGAGCTGACCGGCCCCATGTCCGTCCGGGACTGTCTGGACGATCTGCACGCCTCCCGGATCGGCCACGGGGTGCGGGCGGCCGAGGATCCACGGCTGCTGCGCAAGCTGGCCGAGCGCGGGGTGGCCTGCGAGGTCTGCCCGGCGTCCAACGTGGCCCTCGGGGTGTACGAGAAGCCCGAGGACGTGCCGCTGCGGACGCTGTGGGACGCGGGCGTTCCGATGGCGCTGGGCGCGGACGACCCCCTGCTGTTCGGGTCCCGGCTGGCGGCGCAGTACGAGATCGCCCGGCTCCATCACGGCTTCACGGACGCCGAGCTGGCCGAGCTGGCCCGCCAGTCGGTGCGGGCGTCGGCGGCGCCGGAGGACGTACGGGGCAAGCTGCTGAGCGGGATCGACGACTGGCTGACCGGCTGA
- the rpoB gene encoding DNA-directed RNA polymerase subunit beta, giving the protein MAASRNASTANTNNGASTAPLRISFAKIKEPLEVPNLLALQTESFDWLLGNAAWKARVEVALESGQDVPTKSGLEEIFEEISPIEDFSGSMSLTFRDHRFEPPKNSIDECKERDFTYAAPLFVTAEFTNNETGEIKSQTVFMGDFPLMTNKGTFVINGTERVVVSQLVRSPGVYFDSSIDKTSDKDIFSAKIIPSRGAWLEMEIDKRDMVGVRIDRKRKQSVTVLLKALGWTTEQILEEFGEYESMRATLEKDHTQGQDDALLDIYRKLRPGEPPTREAAQTLLENLYFNPKRYDLAKVGRYKVNKKLGADEPLDAGVLTTDDVIATIKYLVKLHAGEVETVGENGTQIVVETDDIDHFGNRRLRNVGELIQNQVRTGLARMERVVRERMTTQDVEAITPQTLINIRPVVASIKEFFGTSQLSQFMDQNNPLSGLTHKRRLSALGPGGLSRERAGFEVRDVHPSHYGRMCPIETPEGPNIGLIGSLASYGRVNAFGFVETPYRKVVDGQVTDEVDYLTADEEDRYVIAQANAALGEDLRFSESRVLVRRRGGEVDYVPPSDVDYMDVSPRQMVSVATAMIPFLEHDDANRALMGANMMRQAVPLIKAEAPLVGTGMEYRCATDAGDVIKAEKDGVIQEVSADYVTVTNDDGTYTTYRIAKFSRSNQGTSVNQKVVVAEGDRVIEGQVLADGPATENGEMALGKNLLVAFMPWEGHNYEDAIILSQRLVQDDVLSSIHIEEHEVDARDTKLGPEEITRDIPNVSEEVLADLDERGIIRIGAEVVAGDILVGKVTPKGETELTPEERLLRAIFGEKAREVRDTSLKVPHGETGKVIGVRVFDREEGDELPPGVNQLVRVYVAQKRKITDGDKLAGRHGNKGVISKILPIEDMPFLEDGTPVDIILNPLGVPSRMNPGQVLEIHLGWLASRGWDVSGLADEWAQRLQAIGADQVAPGTNVATPVFDGAREDELAGLLQHTIPNRDGERMVLPTGKARLFDGRSGEPFPDPISVGYMYILKLHHLVDDKLHARSTGPYSMITQQPLGGKAQFGGQRFGEMEVWALEAYGAAYALQELLTIKSDDVTGRVKVYEAIVKGENIPEPGIPESFKVLIKEMQSLCLNVEVLSSDGMSIEMRDTDEDVFRAAEELGIDLSRREPSSVEEV; this is encoded by the coding sequence TTGGCCGCCTCGCGCAACGCCTCGACCGCGAATACGAACAACGGCGCAAGCACCGCCCCGCTGCGCATCTCCTTTGCAAAGATCAAGGAGCCCCTCGAGGTTCCGAACCTCCTCGCGCTGCAGACCGAGAGCTTTGACTGGCTGCTCGGCAATGCCGCGTGGAAGGCTCGTGTCGAGGTGGCTCTGGAGTCCGGACAGGACGTCCCCACCAAGTCCGGTCTGGAGGAGATCTTCGAGGAGATCTCTCCGATCGAGGACTTCTCCGGGTCGATGTCGCTGACCTTCCGCGACCACCGCTTCGAGCCTCCGAAGAACTCGATCGACGAGTGCAAGGAGCGCGACTTCACGTACGCCGCCCCGCTCTTCGTCACGGCCGAGTTCACCAACAACGAGACCGGCGAGATCAAGTCCCAGACGGTCTTCATGGGCGACTTCCCGCTCATGACCAACAAGGGCACCTTCGTCATCAACGGCACCGAGCGTGTCGTCGTGTCGCAGCTGGTCCGCTCGCCGGGTGTCTACTTCGACTCCTCCATCGACAAGACGTCCGACAAGGACATCTTCTCCGCCAAGATCATCCCGTCCAGGGGTGCCTGGCTGGAGATGGAGATCGACAAGCGCGACATGGTCGGTGTCCGCATCGACCGCAAGCGCAAGCAGTCCGTCACCGTCCTCCTGAAGGCTCTCGGCTGGACCACCGAGCAGATCCTCGAGGAGTTCGGCGAGTACGAGTCGATGCGCGCCACCCTGGAGAAGGACCACACCCAGGGCCAGGACGACGCGCTGCTCGACATCTACCGCAAGCTGCGCCCGGGTGAGCCCCCGACGCGCGAGGCCGCGCAGACCCTTCTTGAGAACCTGTACTTCAACCCCAAGCGATACGACCTCGCCAAGGTCGGCCGCTACAAGGTCAACAAGAAGCTCGGCGCGGACGAGCCGCTGGACGCCGGCGTGCTCACCACCGACGACGTCATCGCGACCATCAAGTACCTGGTCAAGCTGCACGCCGGTGAGGTCGAGACGGTCGGTGAGAACGGCACGCAGATCGTCGTCGAGACCGACGACATCGACCACTTCGGCAACCGTCGTCTGCGTAACGTCGGCGAGCTCATCCAGAACCAGGTCCGTACGGGTCTCGCCCGTATGGAGCGGGTCGTGCGCGAGCGCATGACCACCCAGGACGTCGAGGCGATCACGCCGCAGACCCTGATCAACATCCGGCCGGTCGTCGCCTCCATCAAGGAGTTCTTCGGCACCAGCCAGCTGTCCCAGTTCATGGACCAGAACAACCCGCTCTCGGGCCTGACCCACAAGCGCCGTCTGTCGGCGCTGGGCCCCGGCGGTCTGTCCCGTGAGCGGGCGGGCTTCGAGGTCCGAGACGTGCACCCGTCCCACTACGGACGCATGTGCCCGATCGAGACCCCCGAAGGCCCGAACATCGGTCTGATCGGTTCGCTCGCCTCGTACGGCCGCGTCAACGCGTTCGGCTTCGTCGAGACGCCGTACCGCAAGGTCGTCGACGGCCAGGTCACCGACGAGGTGGACTACCTGACCGCCGACGAGGAGGACCGCTACGTCATCGCGCAGGCCAACGCCGCGCTGGGCGAGGACCTGCGCTTCTCGGAGTCCCGCGTGCTCGTCCGCCGTCGTGGCGGCGAGGTCGACTACGTGCCGCCGTCGGACGTGGACTACATGGACGTCTCGCCGCGCCAGATGGTGTCGGTCGCGACGGCCATGATCCCGTTCCTCGAGCACGACGACGCCAACCGTGCCCTCATGGGCGCGAACATGATGCGCCAGGCCGTTCCGCTCATCAAGGCGGAGGCCCCGCTCGTCGGCACCGGCATGGAGTACCGCTGTGCCACCGACGCCGGCGACGTCATCAAGGCGGAGAAGGACGGTGTGATCCAGGAGGTCTCGGCCGACTACGTCACCGTCACCAACGACGACGGCACGTACACCACGTACCGCATCGCCAAGTTCTCCCGCTCCAACCAGGGCACCTCGGTCAACCAGAAGGTCGTCGTCGCCGAGGGCGACCGCGTCATCGAGGGCCAGGTCCTCGCCGACGGCCCCGCCACCGAGAACGGTGAGATGGCGCTCGGCAAGAACCTGCTCGTGGCGTTCATGCCGTGGGAGGGTCACAACTACGAGGACGCGATCATCCTGTCGCAGCGCCTCGTGCAGGACGACGTCCTCTCCTCGATCCACATCGAGGAGCACGAGGTCGACGCCCGTGACACCAAGCTCGGCCCCGAGGAGATCACCCGGGACATCCCGAACGTCTCCGAGGAGGTCCTCGCCGACCTCGACGAGCGCGGCATCATCCGTATCGGTGCCGAGGTCGTCGCCGGCGACATCCTGGTCGGCAAGGTCACCCCGAAGGGCGAGACCGAGCTGACCCCGGAGGAGCGCCTGCTCCGTGCGATCTTCGGCGAGAAGGCCCGTGAGGTCCGTGACACCTCGCTGAAGGTGCCGCACGGCGAGACCGGCAAGGTCATCGGCGTCCGCGTCTTCGACCGCGAGGAGGGCGACGAGCTTCCCCCCGGTGTGAACCAGCTGGTGCGCGTGTACGTCGCGCAGAAGCGCAAGATCACCGACGGTGACAAGCTCGCCGGCCGTCACGGCAACAAGGGCGTCATCTCCAAGATCCTGCCGATCGAGGACATGCCGTTCCTGGAGGACGGCACCCCGGTCGACATCATCCTCAACCCGCTGGGTGTCCCGTCCCGAATGAACCCGGGACAGGTCCTGGAGATCCACCTCGGCTGGCTCGCCAGCCGCGGCTGGGACGTCTCCGGCCTCGCGGACGAGTGGGCGCAGCGCCTGCAGGCCATCGGCGCCGACCAGGTCGCGCCGGGCACCAACGTCGCGACCCCGGTCTTCGACGGTGCGCGCGAGGACGAGCTGGCCGGTCTGCTGCAGCACACCATCCCGAACCGGGACGGCGAGCGCATGGTGCTCCCGACCGGTAAGGCCCGGCTGTTCGACGGCCGCTCCGGTGAGCCGTTCCCGGACCCGATCTCGGTCGGGTACATGTACATCCTCAAGCTCCACCACCTGGTCGACGACAAGCTGCACGCCCGGTCGACCGGTCCGTACTCGATGATCACCCAGCAGCCGCTGGGTGGTAAGGCTCAGTTCGGTGGCCAGCGCTTCGGAGAGATGGAGGTGTGGGCGCTTGAGGCGTATGGCGCCGCGTACGCCCTCCAGGAGCTGCTGACCATCAAGTCCGACGACGTCACCGGTCGCGTGAAGGTCTACGAGGCCATCGTCAAGGGCGAGAACATCCCCGAGCCCGGCATCCCCGAGTCCTTCAAGGTGCTCATCAAGGAGATGCAGTCCCTGTGCCTCAACGTGGAGGTGCTGTCCTCGGACGGCATGTCCATCGAGATGCGCGACACCGACGAGGACGTCTTCCGCGCCGCGGAGGAGCTCGGTATCGACCTGTCCCGGCGCGAGCCGAGCAGCGTCGAAGAGGTCTGA
- the rplJ gene encoding 50S ribosomal protein L10 → MARPDKAAAVAELADQFRSSNAAVLTEYRGLTVAQLKTLRRSLGENAQYAVVKNTLTKIAANEAGITSLDDQFSGPTAVAFITGDPVESAKGLRDFAKDNPNLIIKAGVLDGKALSADEIKKLADLESREVLLAKLAGAFKGKQSQAAQLFQALPSKLVRTVDALRAKQAEQGGAE, encoded by the coding sequence ATGGCAAGGCCCGACAAGGCTGCCGCGGTAGCCGAGCTCGCGGACCAGTTCCGCAGCTCGAACGCCGCCGTGCTGACCGAGTACCGGGGTCTCACCGTGGCGCAGCTCAAGACGCTGCGTCGTTCGCTCGGTGAGAACGCCCAGTACGCCGTGGTGAAGAACACGCTGACCAAGATTGCGGCCAACGAGGCCGGGATCACCTCGCTCGACGACCAGTTCTCTGGTCCGACGGCTGTCGCCTTCATCACCGGTGACCCGGTGGAGTCGGCGAAGGGTCTTCGTGACTTCGCCAAGGACAACCCGAATCTCATCATCAAGGCGGGTGTCCTTGACGGCAAGGCGCTGTCCGCCGATGAGATCAAGAAGCTTGCGGACCTCGAGTCCCGCGAGGTTCTGCTCGCCAAGCTGGCGGGCGCCTTCAAGGGCAAGCAGTCCCAGGCTGCTCAGCTCTTCCAGGCGCTCCCGTCGAAGCTCGTCCGCACCGTGGACGCGCTTCGTGCCAAGCAGGCCGAGCAGGGCGGTGCCGAGTAA